The genomic window TCAGAACCTTTTATTAAAATTGAAAAACAAGAAGAATCTACTCCTGAAAAAACACCATCAGAAAAAGAGGATATGCCTAAGAGTAAACCTATTTCGGATGATACTACAAAAGAAATAGATGAAAAACTCGACGAAATTCTCAACATGTAAACCAGCTTTTAGTAGTCTGAAATAAACATATGAATCTCAACAAAGTTATGCTCGTCGGACGACTCACAAGAGATCCGGAAATCCGCTCTACATCGTCAGGTCAATCAGTTGGCACCATAGGACTTGCCACCACCTATACATGGACTGATAAAAATGGCCAAAAACAAGAAAAACCAGAATTTCACAATCTCACTCTCTGGGGAAGAACAGCAGAAATTGCTGGTCAATATCTAACCAAAGGTCAAGAATGTTATTTTGAAGGACGTCTTCAAAGTAGATCTTATACAGGAAAAGATAATGTGGAAAGAAAAGTTACCGAGATAATCGTCGAGAATATGCAAATGGGATCCAGGCCTCAAGGCTCCGCCCCTCGACCCGCAACAGGACAATCATTTTCTTCAGAGAAGACGCCTTCGTATTCGAATCAGGGTGCCCCAACAGGAGCTAAAAGACCTGAAGAAAATAAACCCAGAGATGAAGAAATCCCAACTATCAATCTTGATGATGAAAAAGATGATATCCGGATCGAAGATGTTCCTTTTTAATTTTTATTCTCTCATTAATTTAGCTATACCCCTATGAAACAATGTTATTTTTGTTCCAATAAAATCGATACTATTGATTATAAAGACGCCTATCTTCTTAGACGCTTTATGAACTCTTTGGGAAAAATTTATCCTCCCAAAAAACATGGTACCTGCGCAAAACACCAAAGAAGTCTCACGACATCAATAAAAAGAGCTCGTATTATGGCACTTGTTCCTTTTACAACAAGATAAAAAGAGTAATTGTTTTTTACTACAAATCAAAAACCTATGCTTTCACTTTCACAAATCAAAGCGGGTAAAAATATTATAGTTGATAATCAACCCTATACTATACTTACCAACGAACATTCTAAAATGGGAAGAGCGGGTGCTGTTATGAGAACGAAGCTCAAAAGTCTCATTACCGGGTTTCTTATTGAAAAGACATTTCAGGGTGCTGATAAAGTAGACGAGGCTGATATCTCCAAGTCAAAAGCTCAATATCTTTATACTGAGGAAGAGAATCTCAATTTTATGGATATGGAAAGCTATGAACAATTTTCCCTCCCCAAAGAAGCTATTGGAACCTCTAAACAGTTTCTTCTAGAAGGAACTGAGGTTGATATTCTTCAATGGAATGGTCAACCTATCAATGTTGAACTTCCTGTAAAAGTAACGCTATTAGTAACTGATGCGCCTCCAGGAATAAAAGGTGATACGGCCTCTGGTGGAGATAAGGTTGTCACGCTCGAAACTGGTGCAACACTCACCGTTCCTCTTTTTGTAAAATCAGGAGATAAGGTTATTATCAATACCCAAACAGGATATTACGTTTCTCGAGCCTAAATATCTTTTTTATTTTTTTATTCTCTCACTGATCTCCTTTTATTACAAAATTTAGAAAACTATGAGAGAAAATAAAGATTAACAATACGATTCTTCTACGTAGAAAATCCCCTTTAATAAGGGGATTTTTTGCTATAAAACACTCTATGCCAATTTAGGGTTGTATTTCTTTCCAAATCTCATCATCATTAACATTACCTGATTTTGGAGGGTATTTAAGAAAGAGAAGCTTTGTAGAGTCAGGATTATAATTTGTTTTTGTTACTCTTATTGTTCCAGAACATTTATCTTGAACGCTTGTAATTATTCTTGTCGAAGATGTTCCTGCTGACATGCTTAAACAAGAAGATTTTGAATTTGTCCAAGCAACCCCTTCAGCAGGAAGTCCTGTAGAGCTATCACATACAGTCATTACAGCAGAATCCTTTATGGCAAGAATTTTACTTTCAGGAAAAAATGATCCATTACAATCACTTCCTGACCTGAGGACAAGACTTTTCTTCTCAATGATAACCTTATCTTGTTTTGTAAATGGAATATCTTTTGTGCAAGAATTTCCAAAAAGAGTATAGTTTAGCCTTATAGACGGACCAGAAAGAACTGTTCCAGGAGCTCCTATTTCACCTATAGCCGTATAATTAATGGTGAATGTTCGAGAATCTCCAGATTTCATATCTGGAGAAGAATTATTCCAAGTGAGAAGAGATCCAATTTTTGAATTCCATCGAGGAGTTGCACTTACTACTGTTACATATATTTCTTCTGCTGGGAAACTTATTGATATATCTTCCATCAAAAATGGCTTTCTAATTTCTCTAAAAATATTTTCGAAAATAGTCTTCAGATCATCTGCATTTCCTTGTGAATAAAAACCTTTTCCTGTTCCTGCTGTGGTAGCAATTTTTACAAGATTTTCTTTATTAAATTCAGTACCACTGTCAGTAATACCTATGGTATACACCGTTACATCGCTTGGAACTGCATTTATACCCGCACTTATTGGTGGGTTTGTATTATGAGCACCATCTGAAGCCAAAATAATAAATTTATTTGAATCTGGATTTCCATTTGAATTCATATGAGTTCCCGCCGTAAGGAGACCTCCTCCGATAGAGGTAGCTCCCACTGCAGTAATTCTATCAATTGAATTTTTTACTGCTTGAAAATTTTCGGATAATCCATAATCCAATGTTGTGTCTGATGAAAAAGTCACTAAACTAGCTCTACTTCCTCCATTTTTGTCTTTTGCAACCATATCAACAGCCTCTTTGAGAACGCTTTTTGCAGCATCTATTTTGATCTTTCCCGAAGCATCTGGCCAAGCCATAGAACCAGATCGATCCATAACAAAAACGACATCCACATTTCCTCCATCTTCAGTGTTAGCATCGCCCGTTACTTGAAAAGAAAAAGTTGTTGGAATAGTATCTCCAATATAAAATGTATTCCCACTAATTTCATGCTTGACGTTGGGAAATAATGCCCCACAATTTGCCGGGGAAGCAGCTTGAACAGAAGAATATAATCCTCCCAAAAAAAGAAGGAAGGAAAAGAAGAAAGCCACTCCTATTGTTCTCATACTTGTATAAAATTTCATTAATTATTCTTTTATATCTTTTGCTGGAGGGCCAACAAATACTGATTCAGCAACCAAAACAGCTTCTCCTGATTCTACTTCTGAAACAAAAACATCACCCGAAAGAACAAAGGCTATACTATCTCCTTCTGCCACTTCTTGAAAACCAATCTTTTTTGTCCCCGTTTCTTTAAAAATTGTCTGTCCTCCGACTTCTTGCAGAGTACCCAAAGTCTTAGTAATGCCATTTT from Candidatus Moraniibacteriota bacterium includes these protein-coding regions:
- a CDS encoding 30S ribosomal protein S18; translation: MKQCYFCSNKIDTIDYKDAYLLRRFMNSLGKIYPPKKHGTCAKHQRSLTTSIKRARIMALVPFTTR
- the efp gene encoding elongation factor P, encoding MLSLSQIKAGKNIIVDNQPYTILTNEHSKMGRAGAVMRTKLKSLITGFLIEKTFQGADKVDEADISKSKAQYLYTEEENLNFMDMESYEQFSLPKEAIGTSKQFLLEGTEVDILQWNGQPINVELPVKVTLLVTDAPPGIKGDTASGGDKVVTLETGATLTVPLFVKSGDKVIINTQTGYYVSRA
- the ssb gene encoding single-stranded DNA-binding protein, whose translation is MNLNKVMLVGRLTRDPEIRSTSSGQSVGTIGLATTYTWTDKNGQKQEKPEFHNLTLWGRTAEIAGQYLTKGQECYFEGRLQSRSYTGKDNVERKVTEIIVENMQMGSRPQGSAPRPATGQSFSSEKTPSYSNQGAPTGAKRPEENKPRDEEIPTINLDDEKDDIRIEDVPF
- a CDS encoding VWA domain-containing protein; amino-acid sequence: MRTIGVAFFFSFLLFLGGLYSSVQAASPANCGALFPNVKHEISGNTFYIGDTIPTTFSFQVTGDANTEDGGNVDVVFVMDRSGSMAWPDASGKIKIDAAKSVLKEAVDMVAKDKNGGSRASLVTFSSDTTLDYGLSENFQAVKNSIDRITAVGATSIGGGLLTAGTHMNSNGNPDSNKFIILASDGAHNTNPPISAGINAVPSDVTVYTIGITDSGTEFNKENLVKIATTAGTGKGFYSQGNADDLKTIFENIFREIRKPFLMEDISISFPAEEIYVTVVSATPRWNSKIGSLLTWNNSSPDMKSGDSRTFTINYTAIGEIGAPGTVLSGPSIRLNYTLFGNSCTKDIPFTKQDKVIIEKKSLVLRSGSDCNGSFFPESKILAIKDSAVMTVCDSSTGLPAEGVAWTNSKSSCLSMSAGTSSTRIITSVQDKCSGTIRVTKTNYNPDSTKLLFLKYPPKSGNVNDDEIWKEIQP